One Allostreptomyces psammosilenae DNA segment encodes these proteins:
- a CDS encoding N-6 DNA methylase: protein MPDRPLVTAAEIARLAGVGRAAVSNWRRRHEDFPRPVGGTEASPAFDLAEVEGWLRAQGKVASVPQREHVWRLLEGHRAEDGSLTAALTVAGAWLLHLHLTRRTDHPGTAESLVERLTAALEAAEAAGATGLPAAVDLPTALAALPGGAPALLPLAAALTDLTTGRAAELTPADAFTHLLDRHVEAVARQLTITPQPVAALMAGLAGLADLTPGHGAAGAPGHGAAGAPGHGAAGAPGHGAAGAPGHEPVGVLDPACGTGALLLAAADALAPPASTTGASTTGGAAPGTGAAPGTAPLALMGQESDPGLAALAALRLALTLPAVPTTIRRGDSLRADAFPLHGATTAPTAAPPTTPAPVTAVVCHPPFNERNWGHDELPYDPRWEYGFPPRTESELAWVQHALAHVAPGGGVVMLMPPTVASRRSGRRIRAELLRRGALRAVVALPPGAAPPYGFPLHLWVLRRPDPTAPAQPTPHVLLLNAAAALEDEQTPAGATAPTTGRLRSAATWERLHTTVLDAWRAFDQATAAPHGGTPIPERPGLLRAVPVIDLLDEEVDLTPARNVPSPAPRQRGERLAGTRERLADLLADAVRLLPEPTKAGGDTSTPTAPAPSGRATVTTVGELARAGALTLRVNSGRGPADGEPPAGLPVLEAHDLRAGQEPTPTPGAAAGRRPPRPAEDPGAAERLVTRPGDVVLPIAGGTSHARVLEHGGAVLGRGLCLLRPDPRQLDPWFLAGYLRATANTRQAATHASSTARLDVRRLLVPRLPLDEQRRLGEAFRRLITFETGLRHAAELGGRLVQDLTDDLVADTLDGG from the coding sequence GTGCCGGACCGCCCACTCGTCACCGCAGCCGAGATCGCCCGCCTCGCCGGCGTCGGCCGGGCGGCCGTGAGCAACTGGCGCCGACGCCACGAGGACTTCCCGCGCCCCGTCGGCGGGACCGAGGCCAGCCCCGCCTTCGACCTCGCCGAGGTGGAGGGCTGGCTGCGTGCCCAGGGCAAGGTCGCCAGCGTCCCGCAGCGCGAACACGTCTGGCGGCTGCTGGAGGGACACCGCGCCGAGGACGGCAGCCTCACCGCCGCCCTCACCGTCGCCGGCGCCTGGCTGCTGCACCTGCACCTCACCCGGCGCACCGACCACCCCGGCACCGCAGAATCCCTCGTCGAACGGCTCACCGCCGCCCTGGAGGCGGCCGAGGCCGCCGGCGCCACCGGACTGCCCGCCGCGGTCGACCTCCCGACCGCCCTCGCCGCCCTCCCCGGCGGGGCACCCGCCCTGCTCCCGCTCGCCGCCGCCCTCACCGACCTCACCACCGGGCGCGCCGCCGAACTCACCCCGGCCGACGCCTTCACCCACCTGCTGGACCGTCACGTCGAGGCGGTCGCCCGGCAGCTCACCATCACCCCGCAACCGGTGGCCGCCCTGATGGCCGGCCTCGCCGGTCTCGCCGACCTCACCCCCGGCCACGGGGCGGCCGGCGCCCCCGGCCACGGGGCGGCCGGCGCCCCCGGCCACGGGGCGGCCGGCGCCCCCGGCCACGGGGCGGCCGGCGCCCCCGGCCACGAACCGGTCGGTGTCCTCGACCCCGCCTGCGGCACCGGCGCCCTCCTCCTGGCCGCCGCCGACGCCCTCGCACCCCCCGCCTCCACGACCGGCGCCTCCACGACCGGCGGCGCCGCCCCTGGCACCGGTGCCGCCCCCGGCACCGCCCCCCTCGCACTGATGGGACAGGAATCCGACCCCGGACTCGCCGCCCTCGCCGCCCTGCGCCTCGCCCTCACCCTCCCCGCGGTGCCGACCACCATCCGGCGCGGCGACTCCCTGCGCGCCGACGCCTTCCCCCTCCACGGCGCCACCACCGCACCGACCGCCGCCCCGCCCACCACCCCCGCGCCGGTCACCGCCGTGGTCTGCCACCCCCCGTTCAACGAACGCAACTGGGGCCACGACGAACTGCCCTACGACCCCCGCTGGGAGTACGGCTTCCCGCCCCGCACGGAGTCCGAACTGGCCTGGGTGCAGCACGCCCTCGCCCACGTCGCCCCCGGCGGCGGCGTCGTGATGCTGATGCCCCCCACCGTCGCCTCCCGCCGCTCCGGCCGCCGCATCCGCGCCGAACTGCTCCGCCGCGGCGCGCTGCGCGCCGTCGTCGCACTGCCCCCCGGAGCCGCACCGCCCTACGGCTTCCCGCTCCACCTGTGGGTGCTGCGCCGCCCCGACCCCACCGCCCCCGCGCAGCCCACCCCCCACGTGCTGCTGCTCAACGCCGCCGCCGCACTGGAGGACGAGCAGACCCCCGCGGGCGCCACCGCCCCGACGACCGGACGGCTGCGCTCCGCCGCCACCTGGGAACGACTGCACACCACCGTGCTCGACGCCTGGCGCGCCTTCGACCAGGCCACCGCCGCACCCCACGGCGGCACGCCGATCCCCGAACGCCCCGGCCTGCTGCGCGCCGTCCCCGTCATCGACCTCCTCGACGAAGAGGTCGACCTCACCCCCGCGCGCAACGTGCCCTCGCCCGCCCCACGGCAGCGCGGCGAACGCCTCGCCGGCACCCGCGAACGCCTCGCCGACCTGCTCGCCGACGCCGTGCGCCTGCTGCCCGAGCCCACGAAGGCCGGCGGCGACACCAGCACGCCGACCGCGCCCGCGCCCTCCGGACGCGCCACCGTGACCACCGTCGGCGAACTCGCCCGGGCCGGAGCGCTCACCCTCCGCGTCAACTCCGGCCGCGGCCCCGCCGACGGCGAACCCCCCGCCGGCCTGCCCGTGCTGGAGGCCCACGACCTGCGCGCCGGCCAGGAGCCCACCCCCACACCCGGAGCAGCCGCCGGCCGGCGACCACCCCGCCCCGCCGAGGACCCGGGCGCCGCCGAACGCCTGGTCACCCGGCCCGGCGACGTCGTGCTGCCGATCGCCGGCGGCACCTCGCACGCCCGCGTCCTGGAACACGGCGGCGCGGTGCTCGGCCGCGGCCTGTGCCTGCTGCGCCCCGACCCGAGGCAACTCGACCCGTGGTTCCTCGCCGGCTACCTGCGGGCCACGGCCAACACCCGGCAGGCCGCCACCCACGCCTCCAGCACGGCGCGCCTGGACGTCCGCCGGCTGCTCGTGCCGCGCCTGCCGCTGGACGAACAACGCCGGCTCGGCGAGGCGTTCCGCCGGCTCATCACCTTCGAGACCGGACTGCGGCACGCGGCGGAACTGGGCGGCCGGCTCGTCCAGGACCTCACCGACGACCTGGTCGCCGACACCCTGGACGGCGGGTGA
- a CDS encoding 3-oxoacyl-ACP synthase III family protein: MRHALDTHASVDFRPGPVGVIGTGSYLPERVVENREVAEPAGVSAEWIERKTGIRRRRRAAAGEATSDLAARAALAALADADVRPEEIGWIIVATSTPDHPQPATACLVQDLIGATNAAAFDVNAVCSGFVFALNTCAALMRSTPSGRPYPAPGLVIGADVYSRILDPADRRTAILFGDGAGAAVVGALPAGYGLGGYHLASYGWYHDLIKVPAGGSRRPAATEPPGSTGHYFHMDGRGVREFVSDRVPRAVDELARRHGLDLTTVDHLVPHQANGVMLDALAPTLGLGSSALHRTVAEYGNTGSASIPITLDAASRAGRLRDGETVLLAGFGGGMSVGLTTMTWSVPVGRRRVAEDAAVLVHS, encoded by the coding sequence ATGCGACACGCGTTGGACACGCACGCCTCCGTCGACTTCCGGCCCGGCCCGGTCGGCGTCATCGGCACCGGCTCCTACCTGCCCGAACGGGTCGTGGAGAACCGGGAGGTGGCCGAACCCGCCGGGGTGAGCGCCGAGTGGATCGAGCGCAAGACCGGCATCCGGCGGCGGCGCCGCGCCGCCGCCGGCGAGGCCACCTCCGACCTGGCCGCCCGGGCCGCGCTCGCCGCGCTGGCCGACGCCGACGTCCGGCCGGAGGAGATCGGCTGGATCATCGTGGCCACCTCCACCCCGGACCACCCGCAGCCGGCGACGGCCTGCCTGGTGCAGGACCTGATCGGGGCCACCAACGCCGCCGCCTTCGACGTCAACGCGGTGTGCAGCGGCTTCGTCTTCGCCCTGAACACCTGCGCCGCGCTGATGCGCTCGACGCCGTCGGGCAGGCCGTACCCCGCCCCGGGCCTGGTGATCGGCGCCGACGTCTACTCGCGCATCCTCGACCCGGCGGACCGCCGCACCGCGATCCTGTTCGGCGACGGGGCCGGGGCGGCCGTCGTCGGCGCGCTCCCCGCCGGATACGGGCTGGGCGGCTACCACCTGGCGAGCTACGGCTGGTACCACGACCTGATCAAGGTGCCGGCGGGCGGCAGCCGGCGGCCGGCGGCGACGGAGCCGCCGGGGTCGACCGGCCACTACTTCCACATGGACGGCCGCGGGGTGCGGGAGTTCGTCTCCGACCGGGTCCCGCGCGCGGTGGACGAACTGGCGCGCCGGCACGGCCTGGACCTCACCACCGTCGACCACCTGGTGCCGCACCAGGCCAACGGCGTGATGCTGGACGCGCTGGCGCCCACCCTCGGGCTCGGCTCCAGCGCCCTGCACCGCACGGTCGCGGAGTACGGCAACACCGGCTCGGCGTCCATCCCAATCACCCTGGACGCCGCCAGCCGCGCCGGGCGGCTGCGGGACGGGGAGACCGTGCTGCTGGCCGGGTTCGGTGGCGGCATGTCGGTCGGCCTCACCACGATGACCTGGTCGGTTCCGGTCGGGCGGCGCCGCGTCGCCGAGGACGCGGCCGTCCTGGTCCACTCCTAG
- a CDS encoding DUF2165 family protein produces the protein MTAEEPSMTAAPARDALRATAGVARRRPAVAKRSFILAQTFGLAGITAWLTLIAINNINDPGTNVALMEQMLTMRDIAADDVRGQGLLWRAWSDDLARPLLYGVIVVQVAIVALMWRSVASFTRALLAPTPARHATAVGQANVALVAFMGLFLLFLIGGLWFGYWMFMGPVQGVHFTLLGIAFLAMLLVNQPAFVREDAEEE, from the coding sequence ATGACTGCCGAAGAGCCCTCGATGACCGCCGCCCCGGCGCGGGACGCCCTGCGGGCGACCGCGGGCGTCGCCCGGCGCCGTCCGGCGGTGGCGAAACGTTCCTTCATACTGGCCCAGACCTTCGGGCTGGCCGGGATCACCGCCTGGCTGACCCTGATCGCCATCAACAACATCAACGACCCCGGCACCAACGTCGCGCTGATGGAGCAGATGCTCACCATGCGGGACATCGCCGCCGACGACGTGCGCGGCCAGGGCCTGCTGTGGCGCGCGTGGTCGGACGACCTGGCCCGCCCGCTGCTCTACGGCGTCATCGTGGTCCAGGTCGCGATCGTCGCCCTGATGTGGCGTTCGGTCGCCTCCTTCACCCGTGCGCTGCTGGCGCCCACGCCGGCCCGGCACGCCACGGCCGTCGGCCAGGCGAACGTCGCCCTGGTGGCCTTCATGGGCCTGTTCCTGCTCTTCCTGATCGGCGGCCTGTGGTTCGGCTACTGGATGTTCATGGGGCCGGTCCAGGGGGTCCACTTCACCCTGCTGGGCATCGCCTTCCTGGCCATGCTCCTGGTGAACCAGCCGGCCTTCGTCCGTGAGGACGCGGAGGAGGAGTGA
- a CDS encoding TetR/AcrR family transcriptional regulator, which produces MNKNAAATRASLLAAARSEFAAYGIAGARVDRIAQKAGANKERIYGHFGSKELLFDAVVADALDELSAAVTLDTRSDPAEYVGQIYDFHRNHPDLLRLLMFETLHYREGKLANERERHLRYQAKIDSLAEAIDRPDSREVARLLLTLIGLASWPTAMPQLARLILGPETDPEEDSEAMRSFLVRFVEAAIPSVTEPVNTSAAAES; this is translated from the coding sequence ATGAACAAGAACGCTGCCGCAACCCGAGCCAGTCTCCTCGCCGCGGCCCGCTCCGAGTTCGCCGCGTACGGCATCGCGGGCGCCCGGGTCGACCGCATCGCGCAGAAGGCCGGCGCGAACAAGGAACGCATCTACGGCCACTTCGGGAGCAAGGAACTGCTCTTCGACGCCGTCGTCGCCGACGCCCTGGACGAGCTGTCCGCCGCCGTCACCCTGGACACCCGCAGCGATCCGGCCGAGTACGTCGGCCAGATCTACGACTTCCACCGCAACCACCCCGACCTCCTCCGGCTGCTCATGTTCGAGACGCTGCACTACCGGGAGGGCAAGCTCGCCAACGAGCGGGAACGGCACCTCCGCTACCAGGCGAAGATCGACTCCCTCGCCGAGGCGATCGACCGACCCGACTCCCGCGAGGTGGCCCGACTGCTGCTCACCCTGATCGGCCTGGCGTCGTGGCCCACGGCCATGCCGCAGCTGGCCCGCCTCATCCTCGGCCCGGAGACGGACCCGGAGGAGGACAGCGAGGCGATGCGGAGCTTCCTGGTCCGCTTCGTCGAGGCGGCGATCCCCTCCGTGACCGAGCCGGTCAACACCTCCGCCGCCGCGGAGAGCTGA
- a CDS encoding glycosyl hydrolase: MPFSRSVPTAVGRRPGRPPVAALVAGLLALLLLPTLPVLLAERAAAVAATVYEAEDGTLSGTTVGSAAAGYSGTGYVEGFDAAEDSVTITVPDSPGGLYDLSVRYSAPFGQKVASLRLNGAGAGQVTLTERTDFAEAAAGKVLLEAGENTISVVNNWGWYYIDAIILTPTAPRPPHQVTDAPVNPDASAETRSLMRYLVDHYGETILSGQQDMASIAWVEENIGATPAVGGFDLMDYSPSRVERGTTSREVENMLEWDQRGGMVTLAWHWNAPSGLIDEPGREWWRGFYTDATTFDLAAALADPASTDYQLLLRDMDAIAVQLQRLEDARVPVLWRPLHEAEGGWFWWGAKGPEPAKELWNLLYQRLTEHHGLDNLIWVWNSASPDWYPGDATVDIVSIDSYPPAGDHGPVSASYDALVELGGDRKLVALGEVGSIPDPALLQAYQADWMWFVTWSGDFISGGQHNSREFLQRLYADPYVTTLDELGDFKHYDGDGGSGGPTDPPPTGCTATYRVLGQWSGGFQGEVTVTNPGERPISGWTVRWTLPGGQTINQSWSTLLTVSGSTVTAANAAWNGSLGAGATATFGFIAGGAPAGAAPQLTCTTTA, encoded by the coding sequence ATGCCATTCTCACGGTCCGTCCCCACGGCGGTCGGCCGGCGCCCCGGCAGACCGCCGGTCGCGGCCCTCGTCGCCGGGCTGCTCGCCCTGCTCCTCCTTCCCACCCTGCCCGTCCTGCTCGCCGAACGCGCCGCCGCCGTCGCCGCCACCGTCTACGAGGCGGAGGACGGCACGCTGAGCGGCACCACCGTCGGCAGCGCCGCCGCCGGCTACTCGGGCACCGGCTACGTCGAGGGCTTCGACGCCGCCGAGGACAGCGTCACCATCACCGTCCCCGACTCCCCCGGCGGCCTGTACGACCTCTCCGTCCGCTACAGCGCCCCGTTCGGCCAGAAGGTGGCCTCCCTCCGGCTCAACGGCGCCGGCGCCGGCCAGGTGACGCTGACCGAGCGCACCGACTTCGCCGAGGCCGCCGCCGGCAAGGTGCTGCTGGAGGCCGGCGAGAACACCATCAGCGTGGTGAACAACTGGGGCTGGTACTACATCGACGCGATCATCCTCACGCCGACCGCCCCGCGCCCGCCGCACCAGGTGACCGACGCGCCGGTCAACCCCGACGCCTCCGCGGAGACCCGCTCGCTGATGCGCTACCTCGTCGACCACTACGGCGAGACGATCCTGTCCGGCCAGCAGGACATGGCCAGCATCGCCTGGGTCGAGGAGAACATCGGCGCCACCCCCGCGGTGGGCGGCTTCGACCTGATGGACTACTCCCCGAGCCGGGTGGAGCGCGGCACCACCTCCCGCGAGGTGGAGAACATGCTGGAGTGGGACCAGCGCGGCGGCATGGTCACCCTCGCCTGGCACTGGAACGCCCCCAGCGGCCTGATCGACGAGCCGGGCAGGGAGTGGTGGCGCGGCTTCTACACCGACGCCACCACCTTCGACCTCGCCGCCGCCCTCGCCGACCCCGCCTCCACGGACTACCAGCTGCTGCTGCGCGACATGGACGCGATCGCCGTCCAGCTCCAGCGGCTGGAGGACGCCCGGGTCCCGGTGCTGTGGCGCCCGCTGCACGAGGCCGAGGGCGGCTGGTTCTGGTGGGGCGCCAAGGGCCCCGAGCCGGCCAAGGAGCTGTGGAACCTGCTGTACCAGCGGCTCACCGAGCACCACGGGCTGGACAACCTGATCTGGGTGTGGAACTCCGCCTCCCCCGACTGGTACCCCGGTGACGCCACCGTGGACATCGTCAGCATCGACTCCTACCCGCCGGCCGGCGACCACGGCCCGGTGAGCGCCTCCTACGACGCCCTGGTGGAGCTGGGCGGCGACCGCAAGCTGGTGGCGCTCGGCGAGGTCGGCTCGATCCCGGACCCGGCGCTGCTCCAGGCCTACCAGGCCGACTGGATGTGGTTCGTCACCTGGAGCGGGGACTTCATCAGCGGCGGCCAGCACAACTCCCGCGAGTTCCTCCAGCGGCTGTACGCCGACCCGTACGTGACCACCCTCGACGAACTCGGCGACTTCAAGCACTACGACGGCGACGGCGGCAGCGGCGGGCCGACCGACCCGCCGCCCACCGGCTGCACCGCCACCTACCGGGTGCTCGGGCAGTGGTCCGGCGGCTTCCAGGGCGAGGTCACCGTGACCAACCCGGGCGAGCGGCCGATCAGCGGCTGGACGGTGCGCTGGACGCTGCCGGGCGGGCAGACGATCAACCAGTCCTGGAGCACCCTGCTGACGGTGAGCGGCTCCACGGTCACCGCCGCCAACGCCGCGTGGAACGGCTCGCTGGGCGCCGGCGCCACGGCGACCTTCGGCTTCATCGCCGGCGGCGCGCCGGCGGGCGCCGCCCCGCAGCTCACCTGCACCACCACCGCCTGA
- a CDS encoding AfsA-related hotdog domain-containing protein has product MSDQHVHTICLVGDTFAGFADDETVYTVTAFVSAVRRGRFDDPRPLILWAGQGLDDYTCGYVTNVLRTRGIADRVIIQDAGLRPVPRHEAHKHREENVLVADLRRLTAEEYQARLRLHGNNELLVDHQTGQHVQGMVVVEAARQMFLAVTERYHASARPGTDWYYVINRMDVAFESFLFPIDAGIEYTETSRDLTRDDRMDFTARVRIVQAGRRAATAQIGFSAFDSAALAPKERRQARRALAATLTGRDAETARHGRLAAAPAGRA; this is encoded by the coding sequence ATGAGCGACCAGCACGTGCACACGATCTGCCTGGTGGGCGACACCTTCGCCGGATTCGCCGACGACGAGACGGTCTACACCGTGACGGCCTTCGTCTCCGCCGTCCGCCGCGGCCGGTTCGACGACCCGCGGCCGCTCATCCTGTGGGCGGGCCAGGGCCTGGACGACTACACCTGCGGATACGTCACCAACGTCCTGCGCACCCGCGGCATCGCCGACCGGGTGATCATCCAGGACGCCGGGCTCCGCCCGGTGCCCCGCCACGAGGCCCACAAGCACCGCGAGGAGAACGTCCTCGTCGCCGACCTGCGGCGGCTGACCGCGGAGGAGTACCAGGCCCGCCTGCGGCTGCACGGCAACAACGAACTGCTGGTCGACCACCAGACCGGCCAGCACGTCCAGGGCATGGTGGTGGTCGAGGCGGCGCGGCAGATGTTCCTCGCCGTCACCGAGCGCTACCACGCCTCCGCCCGCCCGGGCACCGACTGGTACTACGTGATCAACCGGATGGACGTGGCCTTCGAGAGCTTCCTGTTCCCCATCGACGCCGGCATCGAGTACACCGAGACCAGCCGGGACCTGACCCGGGACGACCGCATGGACTTCACGGCGCGGGTGCGGATCGTCCAGGCCGGACGCCGGGCGGCGACCGCGCAGATCGGCTTCAGCGCCTTCGACTCGGCCGCGCTCGCGCCCAAGGAGCGCAGGCAGGCGCGGCGGGCCCTGGCCGCCACGCTCACCGGCCGGGACGCCGAGACGGCCCGGCACGGGCGGCTGGCCGCGGCCCCGGCCGGCCGCGCCTGA
- a CDS encoding HAD family hydrolase, with amino-acid sequence MFATEVTRHAGDAAAGAAEPPPGAAFFDVDETLIGVKSMFRFLGHYLRLRGESQQVYERLTGQLRREAAAGVPREHVNRSYYRLFAGQPVERLARAGRDWYRWEQREAAADGGLFLAGPVDELRRHQRRGDVVHLLSGSFFACLDPLAEALGADAALGTRPVVRRGELTGEVLRPMIGAAKGRALALAVGLRGYDGARCHAYGDHASDLPMLAAAGSATVVGDDPVLGEEARRRGWRVLPGLPAAARTAL; translated from the coding sequence ATGTTCGCGACCGAAGTCACGCGCCACGCCGGCGATGCCGCCGCCGGCGCCGCCGAGCCGCCGCCGGGCGCCGCCTTCTTCGACGTCGACGAGACGTTGATCGGGGTCAAAAGCATGTTCCGCTTCCTGGGCCACTATCTCCGCCTGCGCGGCGAGAGTCAGCAGGTTTACGAACGGCTCACCGGGCAGCTCCGCCGCGAGGCCGCGGCGGGTGTGCCGCGTGAGCACGTCAACCGTTCCTACTATCGCCTCTTCGCCGGGCAGCCGGTCGAGCGACTGGCGCGCGCCGGCCGCGACTGGTACCGGTGGGAGCAGCGGGAGGCCGCCGCCGACGGCGGACTGTTCCTGGCCGGACCGGTGGACGAACTCCGCCGCCACCAGCGCCGCGGCGACGTGGTGCACCTGCTCTCCGGCTCCTTCTTCGCCTGCCTCGACCCGCTCGCCGAAGCCCTCGGCGCGGACGCCGCCCTCGGCACCCGGCCGGTGGTGCGCAGGGGCGAGCTCACCGGCGAGGTGCTCCGCCCGATGATCGGCGCCGCCAAGGGACGGGCGCTCGCCCTCGCCGTCGGGCTGCGCGGCTACGACGGCGCCCGGTGCCACGCCTACGGCGACCACGCCAGCGACCTGCCGATGCTGGCCGCCGCCGGCTCCGCCACGGTGGTCGGCGACGATCCGGTGCTCGGCGAGGAGGCCCGGCGCCGGGGCTGGCGGGTGCTCCCCGGCCTCCCCGCGGCGGCGCGCACCGCCCTGTGA
- a CDS encoding FxLYD domain-containing protein, giving the protein MSSTISARRRTLAALGAATLIGLFGGVACAPQEDGEGTGTAQEAPATEAAQEEAGGEATEDAAAEEEEPLTSSDNEDNPPTEDVTVDACEVDPDLSWPVATLTVTNNSSETSNYMIDVEFVDASGTRVDEGFAATNDLAAGQTAQVEAQGLTEVPQDVECKVLRVERYASE; this is encoded by the coding sequence ATGTCGAGCACCATCTCCGCCCGTCGTCGCACGCTCGCCGCCCTGGGCGCCGCCACGCTGATCGGCCTCTTCGGCGGCGTGGCCTGCGCGCCGCAGGAGGACGGCGAGGGCACCGGCACCGCGCAGGAGGCCCCGGCGACCGAGGCCGCGCAGGAGGAGGCCGGCGGGGAGGCGACGGAGGACGCCGCCGCCGAGGAGGAGGAGCCGCTGACCTCCTCCGACAACGAGGACAACCCGCCCACCGAGGACGTCACCGTGGACGCCTGCGAGGTGGACCCGGACCTCAGCTGGCCGGTCGCCACGCTGACGGTCACCAACAACTCGTCGGAGACGTCGAACTACATGATCGACGTGGAGTTCGTGGACGCCTCCGGCACCCGCGTGGACGAGGGCTTCGCCGCCACCAACGACCTGGCGGCCGGCCAGACCGCCCAGGTCGAGGCCCAGGGCCTGACGGAGGTGCCGCAGGACGTGGAGTGCAAGGTGCTGCGGGTGGAGCGGTACGCCTCCGAGTGA
- a CDS encoding MFS transporter, giving the protein MATTTPPSRRAAAPPPSADASPPTTVAFGRTVTALALTGMLVVGQLYSVLPLLGQMADDWGVDAAATSWTVTSFGLAYAAGFLLSGPLAQRHGERRVIILGLVATAVTTAAVGFAPGLAAACALRALQGLTSATFAPAAFSYLTVHVPPARRPAALTWLTSSFLAAAVVWQVAAQLVTRAGGSWSGVFWLCAPLMLLAALAVRALLRPDGPRPAQAASPVRAMGRVLAQPRLLAAYGSTLTVLGGFVAVYTAAQVAGPESVATDPGALLALRASALPAMLLAPLVIPLLGRFPAARRVAVALGVAALTTVAASFTGDSVTALGCALFVLVGATAFAAPGLVETVGGAAGADRGPAVTLYTFFLFVGASLGPQFAQALRSTGFGGITLAVAALLAVGCALALLAGGARRGPSATGAAAVVGAAALLVATLPAAGTDPAAASPAAPPARGTDQAAPATRTGTPAGLTANHPDAEGTDMSSTPATDTAALLDRIGLSLPAGWQEVSRRRETHDGRQVVVVRHQADRTPRLGGPHVTVVTDADGVLLGVTRMVPPATGREPVGAVNARALALEFFAAVDPEHAAGLSVQWVDRHDETVTDAEGRRHTVPGTKVKTRHQDGGYAWVILGPDGEVVTYERDIAWDGAAGRRGTEMWLHDSWILARDGLGPQPPAPYALARA; this is encoded by the coding sequence ATGGCAACCACCACCCCTCCCTCACGGAGGGCTGCTGCTCCGCCGCCCTCCGCCGACGCGTCACCACCCACGACGGTGGCCTTCGGGCGCACCGTCACCGCGCTCGCCCTGACCGGCATGCTGGTCGTGGGCCAGCTCTACTCGGTCCTCCCGCTGCTCGGTCAGATGGCGGACGACTGGGGCGTCGACGCCGCCGCCACCTCCTGGACGGTCACCTCGTTCGGCCTCGCCTACGCCGCCGGCTTCCTGCTCAGCGGTCCCCTGGCGCAGCGCCACGGCGAACGGCGGGTGATCATCCTGGGGCTGGTCGCCACCGCGGTCACCACCGCCGCGGTCGGCTTCGCGCCCGGTCTGGCGGCCGCCTGCGCCCTGCGCGCCCTCCAGGGGCTGACCTCGGCGACGTTCGCGCCCGCCGCCTTCTCCTACCTGACCGTCCACGTCCCGCCGGCCCGGCGACCGGCCGCGCTCACCTGGCTGACCAGTTCCTTCCTGGCCGCCGCGGTGGTCTGGCAGGTCGCCGCCCAGCTGGTCACCCGGGCCGGCGGCAGCTGGTCCGGCGTCTTCTGGCTCTGCGCCCCGCTGATGCTGCTGGCCGCCCTCGCCGTCCGCGCCCTGCTGCGCCCCGACGGCCCGCGCCCCGCCCAGGCGGCGTCCCCGGTGCGCGCCATGGGACGGGTGCTGGCCCAGCCCCGGCTGCTGGCCGCCTACGGATCCACCCTCACCGTGCTCGGCGGGTTCGTCGCCGTCTACACGGCGGCGCAGGTGGCCGGGCCGGAATCGGTGGCCACCGACCCCGGCGCCCTGCTGGCGCTGCGGGCCAGCGCGCTGCCGGCGATGCTGCTCGCCCCGCTGGTCATCCCGCTGCTCGGGCGCTTCCCCGCGGCCCGCCGGGTCGCCGTCGCGCTCGGCGTCGCCGCGCTCACCACGGTGGCCGCCTCGTTCACCGGGGACAGCGTCACCGCGCTCGGGTGCGCGCTGTTCGTCCTGGTCGGCGCCACCGCCTTCGCCGCCCCCGGGCTGGTGGAGACGGTCGGCGGCGCGGCCGGGGCGGACCGCGGACCGGCGGTGACCCTCTACACCTTCTTCCTGTTCGTCGGCGCCAGCCTCGGCCCGCAGTTCGCCCAGGCCCTGCGGTCCACCGGCTTCGGCGGCATCACCCTCGCGGTCGCCGCCCTGCTCGCCGTCGGCTGCGCCCTCGCCCTGCTGGCCGGCGGAGCCCGGCGGGGACCGTCCGCGACCGGCGCGGCGGCCGTGGTCGGCGCGGCGGCGCTGCTGGTCGCCACGCTCCCCGCCGCCGGCACCGACCCCGCCGCCGCCTCACCCGCCGCGCCACCCGCCCGCGGCACCGACCAGGCCGCCCCGGCGACCCGCACCGGCACCCCCGCGGGCCTCACCGCCAACCACCCCGACGCCGAAGGGACCGACATGAGCTCCACCCCCGCGACCGACACCGCCGCCCTGCTCGACCGCATCGGCCTGTCGCTGCCCGCGGGATGGCAGGAGGTCAGCCGCCGCCGGGAGACCCACGACGGGCGCCAGGTGGTCGTGGTGCGCCACCAGGCCGACCGCACACCACGCCTCGGCGGCCCACACGTCACCGTGGTCACCGACGCCGACGGGGTCCTGCTGGGAGTCACCCGGATGGTGCCGCCGGCCACCGGCCGCGAACCGGTCGGCGCCGTCAACGCCCGGGCCCTCGCGCTGGAGTTCTTCGCCGCGGTCGACCCGGAGCACGCGGCGGGCCTGAGCGTGCAGTGGGTCGACCGGCACGACGAGACCGTCACCGACGCCGAGGGACGCCGGCACACGGTGCCCGGCACCAAGGTGAAGACCCGCCACCAGGACGGCGGCTACGCCTGGGTCATCCTCGGCCCCGACGGCGAGGTCGTCACCTACGAGCGGGACATCGCCTGGGACGGCGCCGCCGGCCGGCGCGGCACCGAGATGTGGCTGCACGACAGCTGGATCCTGGCCCGCGACGGACTCGGCCCGCAGCCGCCCGCCCCCTACGCCCTCGCCAGGGCCTGA